The Pyrus communis chromosome 2, drPyrComm1.1, whole genome shotgun sequence genome includes a window with the following:
- the LOC137726202 gene encoding ATP synthase delta chain, chloroplastic-like produces the protein MAALQHTPISLQSKTTASPPLSSALTPRTTTLSFSFSSTFSPIHLKLSASALTARRTGSGSLGARMNASAATSYASALADVAKSNNTLEATCGDVEKIEKFFGEPSVFDFFINPTIGLEKKRQVLDDIAKSSALQPHTINFLNILVDAKRIDLIKEIVKEFEVVYNKITDTELAIVSSVVKLESQHLAQIAKQVQKLTGAKNVRIKTEIDPSLVAGFTVRYGQSGSKLIDLSVKKQLEEIAAELDLGDIKLNL, from the coding sequence atgGCCGCCCTCCAACACACCCCAATCTCTCTCCAATCCAAAACCACCGCATCCCCACCACTCTCCTCCGCCCTCACCCCGCGAACCaccactctctctttctccttctcctccacCTTCTCCCCTATCCACCTCAAACTCTCCGCCTCCGCCCTCACCGCCCGCCGCACCGGCTCCGGGTCCCTCGGCGCTCGCATGAATGCCTCCGCCGCCACCAGCTACGCCTCCGCGCTAGCCGACGTGGCGAAGTCGAACAACACCCTCGAAGCCACCTGCGGCGACGTGGAAAAGATCGAGAAGTTCTTCGGCGAGCCGTCGGTGTTCGACTTCTTCATCAACCCGACCATCGGCCTGGAGAAGAAGCGGCAGGTACTGGACGACATCGCCAAGTCGTCGGCGCTGCAGCCGCACACGATCAACTTCCTGAACATCCTGGTGGACGCGAAGCGCATCGACCTGATAAAGGAGATcgtgaaggagttcgaggtggtgtaCAACAAGATTACGGACACGGAGTTGGCGATCGTGAGCTCGGTGGTGAAGCTGGAGTCGCAGCACTTGGCGCAGATAGCGAAGCAGGTGCAGAAGCTGACGGGGGCGAAGAATGTGAGGATTAAGACGGAGATTGATCCGAGTTTGGTGGCGGGGTTCACAGTGAGGTATGGGCAGTCGGGGTCCAAGCTTATTGACTTAAGCGTCAAGAAGCAGCTGGAGGAGATTGCGGCGGAGCTTGATTTGGGTGACATTAAGCTCAATTTATAA